In Malus sylvestris chromosome 15, drMalSylv7.2, whole genome shotgun sequence, a single genomic region encodes these proteins:
- the LOC126605681 gene encoding auxin response factor 5-like, translated as MMGSVEEKLKTGCLLDEMKLLKELQDHSGTRKAINSELWHACAGPLVCLPQVGSLSYYFPQGHSEQVAVSTKRTATSQIPNYPNLPSQLLCQVQNVTLHADKETDEIYAQMSLKPVSSERDVFPVPDFGMRPSKHPSEFFCKTLTASDTSTHGGFSVPRRAAEKLFPPLDFTMQPPTQELVVRDLHDNTWTFRHIYRGQPKRHLLTTGWSLFVGAKRLRAGDSVLFIRDEKSQLLIGVRRANRQQTTLPSSVLSADSMHIGVLAAAAHAAANRSPFTIFYNPRACPSEFVIPLATFQKAVFGTQLSIGIRFGMVFETEESGKRRYMGTIVGISDLDPLRWPGSKWRNLQVEWDEPGCCDKQNRVSSWEIETPESLFIFPSLTSSLKRPMHSGFLGAETEWGNMTKRSFIRVPEIGNGNSFPYPISNLCSEQLVNMLMKPQLVNHAGTLATLQQESAANVDSVDMKAMQAKINQKNPADGVNANAPSHGIPPGNLNTVAKFGSQAPVGSSTEKMKSEPELSADQLSQLSSAGQGIEDKLAAGFASPYNLMNQLTFANQNPSSAQLQTSPRPMQPLDSLLYHSQQTELPHSDFNGMNSSLPFLDNDECMFYSSCLPFSGALRSPGPLSAFGLPDSSTVLTDANTSSLTSIGQDMWDNSLINSSSLRDLSDESNNQSGIYGCPNIDVGSCLSTVVDPSVSSTILDDFSTLKNANFQNSSDCLVKNLSSSQDLQSQITSVSLGDSQAFSRQDLADASGGTSSSNVELDESSLLQNSSWHPVVAPVRTYTKVQKTGSVGRSIDVTNFKNYEELCSAIECMFGLEGLLNDPRGSGWKLVYVDYENDVLLVGDDPWEEFVGCVRCIRILSPTEVQQMSEEGMKLLNSAAMQGMNSTMSEGGRP; from the exons ATGATGGGTTCGGTGGAGGAGAAGCTCAAAACTGGATGCTTGCTTGATGAGATGAAGCTGCTGAAAGAGCTGCAGGACCACTCTG GGACCCGGAAGGCTATAAATTCGGAGCTATGGCACGCTTGCGCCGGCCCGCTTGTTTGCTTGCCGCAGGTTGGGAGTCTCTCGTACTACTTCCCCCAAGGACATAGCGAACAG GTGGCGGTTTCGACGAAAAGAACGGCAACCTCACAAATTCCGAACTATCCCAATCTCCCTTCTCAGTTGCTATGCCAAGTTCAAAATGTTACACTGCAT GCAGACAAAGAAACCGACGAAATCTATGCACAAATGAGCCTTAAACCAGTGAGCTCT GAAAGGGATGTCTTCCCGGTACCGGACTTTGGAATGAGGCCTAGTAAACATCCATCTGAGTTTTTCTGCAAAACTTTGACTGCAAGTGACACAAGCACACATGGAGGGTTCTCCGTGCCGCGTAGGGCAGCGGAAAAGCTCTTTCCTCCGCTG GATTTCACAATGCAGCCACCAACCCAAGAACTTGTTGTCCGAGACTTGCACGATAATACCTGGACATTTCGCCACATTTATCGCG GGCAGCCGAAACGACACCTTCTCACAACTGGATGGAGTTTGTTTGTTGGTGCAAAGAGGCTTAGAGCAGGGGATTCCGTTCTATTTATCAG GGATGAGAAGTCGCAGCTATTGATCGGTGTGAGACGAGCAAATCGTCAGCAAACAACATTGCCGTCATCAGTTCTATCTGCTGATAGCATGCACATTGGTGTCCTTGCTGCTGCGGCTCATGCTGCAGCTAATCGGAGTCCATTCACTATATTCTACAATCCAAG GGCATGCCCTTCAGAATTTGTCATACCTTTGGCCACCTTCCAAAAGGCTGTATTTGGGACACAGCTCTCGATTGGCATAAGGTTTGGAATGGTGTTCGAGACAGAGGAGTCGGGCAAGCGCAG ATATATGGGCACGATAGTTGGTATTAGTGATTTAGATCCGCTGAGATGGCCTGGTTCAAAATGGCGAAATCTTCAGGTAGAGTGGGATGAGCCAGGGTGTTGTGATAAACAGAACAGGGTTAGTTCATGGGAAATCGAAACTCCGGAAAGTCTTTTCATATTTCCTTCTCTGACTTCGAGTCTTAAAAGACCGATGCACTCTGGATTCTTGG GAGCAGAAACCGAATGGGGAAATATGACCAAAAGATCATTCATCCGGGTTCCTGAGATTGGAAACGGGAACTCTTTTCCATACCCGATTTCAAATCTATGTTCGGAACAGCTAGTCAATATGCTAATGAAACCTCAGCTTGTTAATCATGCTGGAACATTAGCTACTCTACAACAGGAATCGGCTGCTAATGTAGATTCAGTAGATATGAAGGCCATGCAggccaaaatcaaccaaaagaaTCCAGCTGATGGTGTAAACGCGAATGCACCATCTCATGGAATTCCACCGGGAAATCTGAACACCGTAGCCAAGTTTGGAAGCCAAGCACCAGTTGGAAGTAGCACTGAGAAGATGAAATCAGAACCTGAACTTTCTGCAGATCAGTTAAGTCAGTTGAGTTCGGCAGGGCAAGGCATCGAGGATAAATTAGCTGCAGGGTTTGCGAGTCCCTATAACCTTATGAATCAGCTGACATTTGCCAACCAAAACCCCAGTTCAGCGCAACTACAAACTAGTCCGCGGCCTATGCAGCCTTTGGATTCACTACTCTACCACTCTCAACAAACTGAATTACCTCATTCGGATTTCAATGGCATGAACAGTTCACTTCCATTCCTAGACAATGATGAATGCATGTTTTACTCTTCTTGCCTACCTTTTTCTGGGGCACTCAGATCACCGGGTCCTTTGTCTGCTTTCGGTTTACCAGATTCTTCAACTGTTTTAACTGACGCAAATACTTCCTCCCTAACTTCAATCGGTCAGGACATGTGGGATAATAGCCTCATTAATTCAAGCAGCCTGAGAGATTTGTCGGATGAGAGCAACAATCAAAGTGGGATCTACGGCTGTCCGAACATTGATGTTGGTAGCTGCTTAAGTACTGTCGTCGACCCTTCTGTCTCAAGCACTATACTCGATGACTTCTCTACGCTGAAGAATGCCAACTTCCAGAATTCTTCGGATTGTTTGGTTAAAAACTTGAGCTCAAGCCAGGATCTTCAGTCGCAGATTACCTCGGTGAGCCTTGGAGACTCTCAGGCTTTCTCTAGGCAAGACCTGGCAGACGCCTCAGGCGGTACATCCTCGAGCAATGTAGAACTTGATGAGAGCAGTCTACTGCAGAACAGTTCGTGGCATCCGGTGGTTGCACCTGTGCGAACCTACACAAAG GTTCAAAAGACGGGATCTGTTGGGCGGTCAATTGATGTTACTAATTTCAAAAACTACGAAGAACTATGCTCTGCAATCGAATGCATGTTCGGACTGGAAGGGCTGCTAAATGATCCAAGAGGTTCAGGGTGGAAATTGGTTTATGTAGATTATGAGAACGACGTTCTACTTGTCGGGGATGATCCTTGGGA GGAATTTGTTGGTTGTGTCCGCTGCATCAGAATCCTTTCGCCTACTGAAGTTCAGCAGATGAGCGAAGAAGGCATGAAGCTTCTGAACAGTGCTGCGATGCAAGGGATGAATAGCACCATGTCCGAGGGTGGCCGTCCCTAA
- the LOC126605697 gene encoding probable methyltransferase At1g29790, producing the protein MGSVSLKIGDGTARFRRASLCSSAVNLLMLFSVITTNLFALYAFTSAPKDHQTYHLLHHTQKNISLISEQVGLILREIDSSQKKLAQMEKELLGYKSIDLSKRNVANELKVFLQHHQLPLGKDSKTGITEMVASVGHSCEKSADLLSQYMNYKVSGPCPDDWSLAQNLILRGCEPLPRRRCFAKTVTKVGLHPLPISLWKPVSDKIVSWSGLGCKKFECLNVKKLSRDCVGCFDLVNGSETQRYVQARSKNDFLIDDVLALGSGGIRIGFDIGGGSGTFAARMAERNMTVITNTLNIEAPFSEFIAARGLFPLFLSLDHRFPFYDNVFDLVHAASGLDVAGKPEKFEFLMFDIDRILRPGGLFWLDSFYGSDDEKKRDLTRLIERFGYKKLKWVVGEKAEAAGSGKSEIYLSAVLQKPVRV; encoded by the coding sequence ATGGGCTCTGTTTCTCTCAAGATCGGCGATGGAACCGCCAGATTCCGAAGAGCGTCGCTCTGTTCCTCCGCCGTCAACCTCCTCATGCTCTTCTCTGTCATCACTACCAACCTCTTCGCCCTCTACGCCTTCACATCCGCCCCGAAAGACCACCAAACGTACCACCTCCTCCACCACACCCAGAAGAACATCTCCCTCATCTCCGAGCAGGTCGGTCTGATCCTCCGCGAGATCGATTCGTCGCAAAAGAAGCTTGCCCAGATGGAAAAGGAGCTCCTTGGATACAAAAGCATCGATCTTTCGAAACGCAATGTCGCGAACGAGCTCAAAGTCTTCCTCCAGCACCACCAGCTCCCTCTCGGAAAAGATTCGAAAACCGGGATCACGGAAATGGTGGCTTCCGTCGGCCATTCCTGCGAGAAATCCGCCGACTTGCTTTCACAGTACATGAACTACAAGGTCTCCGGGCCCTGCCCCGACGATTGGAGCCTTGCCCAGAACCTGATTCTGCGGGGATGCGAGCCTCTGCCGCGACGGAGGTGCTTTGCCAAGACGGTTACTAAGGTGGGTTTACACCCTTTACCGATTTCGCTTTGGAAACCTGTTAGCGATAAGATTGTGAGTTGGAGTGGCCTTGGATGCAAGAAATTTGAATGCTTGAATGTTAAGAAATTGAGTAGGGATTGCGTTGGTTGTTTCGATTTGGTTAACGGGTCCGAAACCCAGAGATATGTTCAGGCTAGGAGCAAGAATGATTTCCTCATTGATGATGTTTTAGCTTTGGGGAGTGGAGGAATCAGAATAGGATTTGATATTGGAGGTGGGTCTGGTACCTTTGCTGCTAGAATGGCAGAGAGGAACATGACTGTGATCACCAACACATTGAATATCGAAGCCCCGTTTAGCGAATTCATAGCAGCAAGAGGGCTTTTCCCTCTGTTTTTGAGCTTAGATCATAGGTTTCCTTTCTATGATAATGTGTTCGATTTGGTTCATGCCGCTAGTGGATTGGATGTTGCGGGAAAACCGGAAAAGTTTGAGTTCTTGATGTTTGACATCGACCGCATTTTGAGGCCTGGAGGTCTGTTTTGGTTGGACAGCTTTTATGGCTCCGATGATGAAAAGAAGAGGGATTTAACCAGATTGATCGAGCGGTTTGGATATAAAAAGCTGAAATGGGTTGTCGGGGAGAAGGCGGAGGCAGCAGGGTCAGGCAAATCAGAGATCTATTTGTCTGCCGTTTTGCAGAAACCAGTTAGAGTATGA
- the LOC126605694 gene encoding zinc finger CCCH domain-containing protein 6-like isoform X1 produces the protein MRGLHKTKRISWASDVNLCQRRISPRLEPLPTWEGHIIRITSTLSAGACKAIKAKGLLGSWVKLFLLEESPSQVGLSAQDHLQVKASWLSHSSGTGSDDTLPPGFEGAHPANQPQIDLSQIPLIKWRCPPKVVLNFTWQVVSGDESKEMEIQNQREIRVLEAVYPRPSAIPLNPSVLADVEDSSHTGGQPLIIPITPIEDEDAGGEASSESVEPFNNSTSSQSFLSVHGISAPSQNSIPDNGNHIPATLGMPIAAEPDVVAAALGAIVNNNEHGNMIDHELLIKILSNPKMIEKLVTDQQPITRPPQMGVSDSSHMIRTEINTPSSSGHFYPPPHVAGMGHFPDARLPPPASISVHSSPSVGPPPLAKDINYYKSLIQQHGGDRQDNFPPFGNRHNDHSSVNQESNNNYKPRDSKPKNMKPCIYFNSARGCNKGANCTFQHDASFQPRGSSVPEVHKTKRMKMDREISS, from the exons AGGAGAATAAGTCCAAGACTTGAGCCACTTCCAACATGGGAGGGCCATATCATAAGGATAACTTCCACATTATCTGCTGGGGCATGCAAGGCTATCAAAGCTAAAGGCTTGTTGGGGTCTTGG GTAAAGCTGTTTCTCTTGGAGGAATCTCCTTCGCAAGTTGGGCTGAGCGCTCAAGATCACCTCCAAGTGAAGGCATCTTGGCTGTCACATTCATCTGGAACAGGCTCAGATGACACTCTACCCCCTGGATTTGAGGGAGCTCATCCGGCAAATCAGCCGCAGATTGACTTGTCTCAAATTCCTTTGATCAAATGGAGATGCCCTCCTAAG GTTGTGCTAAACTTCACTTGGCAAGTGGTTTCTGGGGACGAAAGCAAAGAGATGGAGATTCAAAATCAGAGAGAGATAAGAGTACTGGAAGCTGTTTATCCACGGCCATCTGCCATTCCTTTAAA CCCCTCTGTTTTGGCAGATGTTGAGGACTCTAGTCATACTGGTGGGCAACCTCTTATCATACCTATTACTCCTATTGAAGACGAAGATGCAGGAGGTGAAGCCTCATCCGAATCCGTGGAACCGTTTAACAATTCCACAAGCTCGCAGTCCTTTCTATCCGTTCATGGAATTTCGGCTCCATCTCAAAACAGTATTCCTGACAATGGAAACCACATACCTGCAACACTTGGAATGCCTATTGCAGCAGAACCTGATGTTGTAGCTGCTGCCCTTGGTGCAATTGTGAATAACAATGAGCACGGAAATATGATTGATCATGAATTGCTCATTAAGATTCTCAGCAACCCGAAAATGATTGAGAAATTGGTTACAGATCAACAACCAATAACAAGGCCACCCCAAATGGGCGTATCAGATTCATCTCACATGATCAGGACAGAAATCAACACACCTTCATCAAGTGGACATTTCTATCCCCCACCACATGTTGCTGGAATGGGACATTTTCCTGATGCACGACTACCTCCTCCTGCATCAATTTCAGTTCATTCTTCGCCTTCTGTTGGACCACCTCCACTAGCAAAGGACATCAACTACTATAAAAGCTTGATTCAACAACATGGAGGAGACAGGCAGGACAACTTTCCACCATTTGGAAACCGACATAACGATCATTCATCTGTAAACCAAGAATCCAATAATAACTACAAACCAAGAGATTCAAAGCCCAAGAATATGAAGCCTTGCATATACTTCAACAGTGCAAGGGGATGCAACAAAGGAGCAAATTGCACATTCCAGCATGATGCATCGTTCCAGCCACGAGGTAGTAGCGTGCCGGAGGTGcacaagacaaagagaatgaaAATGGATAGGGAGATCAGCAGTTAG
- the LOC126605694 gene encoding zinc finger CCCH domain-containing protein 6-like isoform X2, translating to MRGLHKTKRISWASDVNLCQVKLFLLEESPSQVGLSAQDHLQVKASWLSHSSGTGSDDTLPPGFEGAHPANQPQIDLSQIPLIKWRCPPKVVLNFTWQVVSGDESKEMEIQNQREIRVLEAVYPRPSAIPLNPSVLADVEDSSHTGGQPLIIPITPIEDEDAGGEASSESVEPFNNSTSSQSFLSVHGISAPSQNSIPDNGNHIPATLGMPIAAEPDVVAAALGAIVNNNEHGNMIDHELLIKILSNPKMIEKLVTDQQPITRPPQMGVSDSSHMIRTEINTPSSSGHFYPPPHVAGMGHFPDARLPPPASISVHSSPSVGPPPLAKDINYYKSLIQQHGGDRQDNFPPFGNRHNDHSSVNQESNNNYKPRDSKPKNMKPCIYFNSARGCNKGANCTFQHDASFQPRGSSVPEVHKTKRMKMDREISS from the exons GTAAAGCTGTTTCTCTTGGAGGAATCTCCTTCGCAAGTTGGGCTGAGCGCTCAAGATCACCTCCAAGTGAAGGCATCTTGGCTGTCACATTCATCTGGAACAGGCTCAGATGACACTCTACCCCCTGGATTTGAGGGAGCTCATCCGGCAAATCAGCCGCAGATTGACTTGTCTCAAATTCCTTTGATCAAATGGAGATGCCCTCCTAAG GTTGTGCTAAACTTCACTTGGCAAGTGGTTTCTGGGGACGAAAGCAAAGAGATGGAGATTCAAAATCAGAGAGAGATAAGAGTACTGGAAGCTGTTTATCCACGGCCATCTGCCATTCCTTTAAA CCCCTCTGTTTTGGCAGATGTTGAGGACTCTAGTCATACTGGTGGGCAACCTCTTATCATACCTATTACTCCTATTGAAGACGAAGATGCAGGAGGTGAAGCCTCATCCGAATCCGTGGAACCGTTTAACAATTCCACAAGCTCGCAGTCCTTTCTATCCGTTCATGGAATTTCGGCTCCATCTCAAAACAGTATTCCTGACAATGGAAACCACATACCTGCAACACTTGGAATGCCTATTGCAGCAGAACCTGATGTTGTAGCTGCTGCCCTTGGTGCAATTGTGAATAACAATGAGCACGGAAATATGATTGATCATGAATTGCTCATTAAGATTCTCAGCAACCCGAAAATGATTGAGAAATTGGTTACAGATCAACAACCAATAACAAGGCCACCCCAAATGGGCGTATCAGATTCATCTCACATGATCAGGACAGAAATCAACACACCTTCATCAAGTGGACATTTCTATCCCCCACCACATGTTGCTGGAATGGGACATTTTCCTGATGCACGACTACCTCCTCCTGCATCAATTTCAGTTCATTCTTCGCCTTCTGTTGGACCACCTCCACTAGCAAAGGACATCAACTACTATAAAAGCTTGATTCAACAACATGGAGGAGACAGGCAGGACAACTTTCCACCATTTGGAAACCGACATAACGATCATTCATCTGTAAACCAAGAATCCAATAATAACTACAAACCAAGAGATTCAAAGCCCAAGAATATGAAGCCTTGCATATACTTCAACAGTGCAAGGGGATGCAACAAAGGAGCAAATTGCACATTCCAGCATGATGCATCGTTCCAGCCACGAGGTAGTAGCGTGCCGGAGGTGcacaagacaaagagaatgaaAATGGATAGGGAGATCAGCAGTTAG